Proteins encoded together in one Pseudoalteromonas xiamenensis window:
- a CDS encoding thiolase family protein encodes MSNETVVIVAAKRTPMGGFMGALTDASATDLGATAIKSVLAETGLANDAIDEVIMGCVLPAGLGQAPARQAMLHAGLARSTGATTINKVCGSGLKAAMLAHDLIKAGSINSAVAGGMESMSNAPYFLPKARGGFRMGHGEIKDHMMADGLEDAYDNKAMGCFAQDTAFQYGITRETMDEFALSSLTKANSAIETGAFKNEVTPVSLQTRKGEVVVDTDEQPGNARPDKIPSLRPAFKKDGTITAANSSSISDGAAALILMSESEAKKHGLTPLCKIVSHATHSQAPAEFTIAPVGAMEKVLEKAGWTTGDVDLWEINEAFAMVTMLAISEMKLDANKVNVNGGACALGHPIGASGARILVTLIHALRHRGLSKGVASLCIGGGEAVALAVEI; translated from the coding sequence ATGAGTAACGAAACTGTAGTGATTGTAGCCGCAAAACGTACCCCTATGGGTGGTTTCATGGGGGCATTAACTGATGCGTCAGCAACTGATTTAGGTGCTACGGCGATTAAGAGTGTCCTTGCTGAAACTGGTCTTGCTAACGATGCAATCGATGAAGTCATCATGGGTTGTGTGTTGCCCGCAGGACTAGGCCAAGCGCCAGCGCGTCAAGCCATGTTGCACGCAGGTCTTGCTCGCTCAACGGGCGCAACTACTATCAATAAAGTGTGTGGTTCAGGCTTAAAAGCGGCTATGTTGGCGCATGACTTGATTAAAGCAGGTTCGATTAACAGTGCGGTAGCTGGCGGGATGGAAAGCATGTCAAATGCGCCGTACTTTCTTCCAAAGGCGCGTGGCGGTTTCCGAATGGGCCATGGTGAAATTAAAGACCATATGATGGCTGATGGTTTAGAAGACGCTTACGACAATAAAGCCATGGGTTGTTTTGCGCAAGACACTGCATTCCAATATGGTATTACTCGCGAAACTATGGACGAATTTGCGCTTAGTTCATTAACGAAAGCAAATTCAGCGATTGAAACAGGTGCATTTAAAAACGAAGTAACACCTGTTTCACTTCAGACACGCAAAGGCGAAGTGGTGGTTGATACGGACGAGCAACCTGGTAATGCGCGTCCAGACAAAATCCCTTCATTACGTCCAGCGTTCAAAAAAGACGGTACAATTACTGCGGCAAACTCTTCATCAATTTCAGACGGTGCAGCAGCACTTATCCTGATGAGCGAATCTGAAGCCAAAAAGCACGGCTTAACACCGCTTTGTAAAATCGTTTCACACGCAACGCATTCTCAAGCTCCAGCTGAGTTTACCATTGCACCGGTAGGTGCGATGGAAAAGGTACTTGAGAAAGCAGGATGGACGACAGGCGACGTCGACCTTTGGGAAATTAATGAAGCGTTTGCAATGGTGACGATGCTGGCAATTAGCGAAATGAAGCTCGATGCAAACAAAGTGAACGTTAATGGTGGAGCTTGTGCGTTGGGTCATCCAATCGGCGCAAGTGGTGCACGAATTCTTGTCACTCTCATTCACGCGCTTCGCCATCGCGGACTTTCAAAAGGCGTTGCGTCGCTTTGCATTGGCGGTGGTGAAGCCGTTGCACTGGCTGTAGAAATCTAA
- a CDS encoding MerR family transcriptional regulator, translating to MKQDLNEPTYSISDLAKEFDITTRSIRFYEDQGLLSPVRHGQTRIYSKRDKVRLKLILRGKRLGFSLAETGRLFELYDADKSSAKQLRTMLDLIEQKKADLTQQMDDIKVVLMELVTAERRCRDTLKNVEK from the coding sequence ATGAAGCAAGACTTAAACGAACCAACATATTCAATCAGTGATCTCGCGAAAGAATTTGACATTACAACCCGCAGTATTCGTTTTTACGAAGACCAAGGTTTGCTGTCTCCGGTAAGACACGGACAAACACGCATCTATTCAAAACGCGACAAAGTACGTTTGAAGCTTATTTTACGTGGTAAACGTTTAGGATTTTCACTAGCCGAAACGGGGCGTTTATTTGAGTTGTACGATGCAGATAAAAGTAGCGCGAAACAACTTCGCACGATGCTGGACCTAATTGAGCAAAAGAAAGCCGATTTAACACAGCAGATGGATGATATTAAAGTGGTATTGATGGAATTGGTGACGGCTGAACGCCGCTGCCGCGATACCTTAAAGAATGTAGAAAAATAA
- a CDS encoding isovaleryl-CoA dehydrogenase, with amino-acid sequence MSTVSLFKELNFGLGETADMIRDHVNEFASNEIAPIAEKTDHENAFPNHMWPKFGEMGLLGITVAEEFGGSGLGYLEHVIAMEEISRASASIGLSYGAHSNLCVNQINRNGNQVQKEKYLPKLISGEHIGALAMSEPNAGSDVVSMKLKAEKQGDKYILNGNKMWITNGPDADVFVIYAKTDINAGPKGITAFIVERDFPGFSTAQKLDKLGMRGSNTCELVFENCEVPAENILGNLNEGVKVLMSGLDYERVVLAGGPLGIMQACMDVVVPYIHERKQFNQSIGEFQLIQGKIADMYTQMNAARSYVYTVAKSCDRGETTRKDAAGAILYAAELATKMALDAIQILGGNGYINEYATGRLLRDAKLYEIGAGTSEIRRMLIGRELFNESR; translated from the coding sequence ATGAGTACCGTATCATTATTCAAAGAGTTAAATTTTGGTTTAGGCGAAACAGCAGATATGATCCGCGACCATGTAAATGAGTTTGCGAGCAATGAAATTGCGCCTATTGCTGAAAAAACCGACCACGAGAATGCTTTCCCAAATCACATGTGGCCAAAATTCGGTGAGATGGGTTTACTTGGTATCACCGTAGCTGAAGAGTTCGGTGGTTCAGGACTTGGCTATTTAGAACACGTTATCGCCATGGAAGAAATAAGCCGTGCGAGTGCATCTATTGGTTTAAGTTACGGTGCGCATTCAAACCTGTGTGTTAACCAAATTAACCGTAATGGTAATCAAGTTCAAAAAGAGAAATACCTGCCAAAACTGATTAGCGGCGAGCACATTGGCGCGCTTGCAATGAGTGAACCTAACGCAGGTTCTGATGTTGTCTCTATGAAGTTGAAAGCTGAAAAGCAAGGCGACAAATACATTCTTAACGGCAATAAAATGTGGATCACTAATGGTCCAGATGCCGATGTTTTTGTTATTTATGCAAAGACCGACATTAACGCAGGTCCTAAAGGTATCACCGCTTTCATCGTAGAACGAGATTTCCCTGGCTTCTCAACAGCACAGAAATTAGACAAGCTCGGTATGCGCGGTTCAAACACGTGTGAACTTGTCTTCGAGAATTGTGAGGTGCCTGCAGAAAACATTCTTGGCAACTTAAACGAAGGCGTTAAAGTGCTTATGAGTGGTCTTGACTACGAACGAGTCGTACTTGCTGGTGGCCCTCTTGGGATCATGCAGGCGTGTATGGATGTCGTTGTACCTTACATCCATGAGCGTAAACAATTCAATCAGTCTATCGGTGAATTCCAACTTATTCAGGGCAAAATCGCGGACATGTACACCCAAATGAATGCGGCGCGTTCGTACGTTTATACCGTAGCGAAATCTTGCGACCGTGGTGAAACTACGCGTAAAGATGCTGCAGGTGCAATCCTTTATGCCGCAGAGCTTGCAACGAAAATGGCGCTTGATGCGATTCAAATACTCGGTGGCAACGGCTACATCAACGAATACGCCACGGGTCGCCTACTTCGTGATGCTAAACTTTACGAGATTGGCGCGGGTACATCAGAAATTCGCCGCATGCTAATTGGTCGTGAGCTATTTAACGAAAGTCGCTAA
- a CDS encoding carboxyl transferase domain-containing protein has translation MTVLNSSVNIHDPIFKEKENAMAALVADLRDKVSTLAQGGGEELIARHESRGKLFVRDRIETLLDEGSPFLEIGQFAAFGVYEQDIPCAGVVAGIGRVKGVECMIVANDATVKGGTYFPITVKKHLRAQEIAERCHLPCIYLVDSGGANLPEQDEVFPDKLHFGRIFYNQARMSAKGIPQIAVVMGLCTAGGAYVPAMADESIIVKNQGTIFLAGPPLVKAATGEEVSAEDLGGADVHCKVSGVADHYAENDAHALSIARQCISRLNHVRPTSAILKEVKAPRYDIREIYGIVGTDLKKPFDVREVIARIVDDSQFDEFKRFFGETLVTGFAEIYGHPVGIVANNGILFSESAQKGAHFIELCTQRNIPLIFLQNITGFMVGQKYEAEGIAKHGAKMVTAVSCADVPKFTVLIGGSYGAGNYGMCGRAYEPTMMWMWPNARISVMGGEQAAGVLTQVRQDGLARKGQAMNETEVAEFKKPIIEQYERQGHPYYASARLWDDGIIDPADTRTVLGLALEAASNAPKRESKFGVFRM, from the coding sequence ATGACGGTATTGAATTCTTCGGTCAACATTCATGACCCGATATTTAAAGAAAAAGAAAATGCGATGGCAGCCCTTGTGGCTGACCTTCGCGACAAGGTTTCAACGTTAGCGCAAGGTGGTGGTGAAGAACTCATTGCTCGCCATGAAAGCCGTGGAAAACTCTTCGTTCGAGACCGAATTGAAACACTACTCGACGAAGGCTCGCCTTTTTTAGAAATTGGCCAATTCGCTGCATTTGGTGTTTATGAGCAAGACATTCCTTGTGCCGGAGTTGTTGCCGGTATAGGCCGCGTTAAAGGCGTTGAGTGTATGATAGTCGCCAACGACGCAACGGTTAAAGGCGGCACTTATTTCCCTATCACGGTCAAAAAACACCTCCGAGCACAAGAAATCGCGGAACGCTGTCACTTACCTTGTATTTACCTAGTGGATTCAGGCGGCGCTAACCTACCAGAGCAAGATGAGGTTTTCCCTGACAAACTGCATTTTGGCCGTATTTTCTATAATCAAGCACGCATGTCTGCCAAAGGCATTCCACAAATTGCGGTCGTTATGGGTTTATGTACGGCCGGTGGTGCGTATGTACCAGCGATGGCTGATGAAAGTATTATCGTAAAAAATCAAGGTACTATTTTCCTCGCAGGCCCCCCTCTTGTAAAAGCCGCTACGGGTGAAGAAGTGAGTGCAGAGGATTTAGGTGGCGCAGACGTACACTGCAAAGTTTCTGGCGTTGCTGACCATTACGCAGAGAATGACGCCCATGCACTTTCTATCGCACGTCAATGTATTTCTCGGTTAAACCATGTTCGCCCTACTTCGGCAATTCTAAAAGAAGTAAAAGCACCAAGATACGACATTCGTGAAATCTATGGCATTGTTGGAACGGACCTTAAAAAACCATTCGACGTACGCGAAGTCATTGCACGTATTGTCGATGATTCGCAATTTGATGAATTTAAGCGTTTCTTCGGAGAAACACTCGTAACTGGTTTTGCTGAAATATACGGACACCCGGTCGGTATTGTCGCGAACAATGGCATACTGTTCTCCGAATCTGCACAAAAAGGTGCTCATTTCATCGAACTGTGTACACAGCGTAATATTCCGCTCATTTTCTTACAGAACATCACCGGCTTTATGGTAGGACAGAAGTACGAAGCTGAAGGTATTGCAAAACACGGGGCTAAGATGGTTACTGCTGTTTCTTGTGCCGATGTTCCTAAGTTTACTGTACTTATTGGGGGCTCTTACGGCGCTGGTAATTATGGCATGTGTGGTCGAGCTTATGAACCAACCATGATGTGGATGTGGCCAAATGCGCGTATTTCGGTCATGGGTGGAGAACAAGCCGCTGGCGTCTTGACACAAGTACGGCAGGACGGTCTGGCACGTAAGGGCCAAGCAATGAATGAAACTGAAGTCGCTGAATTTAAAAAGCCGATTATCGAACAGTATGAGCGTCAAGGTCACCCTTACTACGCAAGCGCTCGCCTTTGGGATGACGGTATTATCGACCCAGCAGACACACGTACCGTGCTTGGACTTGCACTTGAGGCTGCTTCGAATGCGCCTAAGCGAGAGTCTAAGTTTGGCGTTTTCCGAATGTAA
- a CDS encoding enoyl-CoA hydratase-related protein: protein MSVTLTITKNKVAILLLSRPEKHNAFNSEVIAELIKNIEYASTLDVRALVFKTEGKHFSAGADLAWMKSMADNNYDENVADSMELARLMNVLANCPHPTVCLVQGAAFGGALGLIACCDIAVATPDAKFCLSEVKLGLIPAVISPYVIRAIGERQARRYFLTAEVFDSEQALSMGLLHAISEDLSLSQAHFIDTILHNGPMAVKNAKSLINEVAGIAIDDSLIRHTAKRIAEIRVSAEGQEGLSAFFEKRKPTWQHDAEQ from the coding sequence ATGTCAGTTACATTAACCATTACAAAAAACAAAGTGGCGATTTTATTGCTAAGTCGCCCCGAAAAACACAACGCTTTTAACAGCGAAGTGATTGCCGAACTTATTAAAAATATCGAATACGCAAGCACCTTAGACGTTCGCGCATTGGTTTTCAAAACCGAAGGAAAGCATTTCTCAGCAGGCGCGGACCTCGCTTGGATGAAGTCCATGGCAGACAATAACTACGATGAAAACGTAGCAGACTCTATGGAGCTCGCGCGCTTAATGAATGTACTCGCCAACTGCCCACATCCAACCGTGTGTTTAGTGCAAGGTGCGGCATTTGGTGGCGCACTTGGTTTAATCGCCTGTTGTGATATTGCGGTAGCGACACCTGATGCAAAATTCTGTCTGAGCGAAGTAAAGCTCGGCCTAATTCCTGCGGTAATTAGCCCTTATGTGATTCGCGCAATCGGTGAGCGACAGGCTCGTCGCTATTTTTTAACTGCCGAAGTTTTCGACTCGGAGCAGGCCCTTTCAATGGGATTGCTGCACGCTATCAGCGAAGATTTGTCACTAAGTCAAGCACACTTCATTGACACAATTCTGCATAACGGACCGATGGCGGTGAAAAACGCCAAGTCGCTAATCAACGAAGTGGCTGGCATTGCTATCGATGACTCGTTAATTCGTCATACTGCAAAACGTATTGCTGAAATTCGCGTCAGTGCTGAAGGTCAAGAAGGTTTGAGTGCCTTTTTTGAAAAACGAAAACCAACTTGGCAACACGACGCTGAGCAGTAA
- a CDS encoding acetyl/propionyl/methylcrotonyl-CoA carboxylase subunit alpha, giving the protein MLKKILIANRGEIACRVMKTAKSLGMTTVAVYSDADANSQHVKMADEAYHIGPAPTKDSYLVASKILEVAKRAGADCVHPGYGFLSENDSFANACEEVGIVFVGPPTSAIEAMGSKTRAKEIMAEANVPLVPGYYGQNQDTQFLANEAEKIGYPVLIKAAFGGGGKGMRVVRAAADFIAALEGAKREAKASFGNDLVLIERFVDKPRHVEVQVFADNHGNAVYLGDRDCSLQRRHQKVIEEAPAPSLSAELRKAMGEAAVRCAQAINYRGAGTVEFLLCGNEFFFMEMNTRLQVEHPVTEMVTGQDLVAWQIRVANGEKLPLSQEQISLSGHSFEARIYAEDPTENFMPCSGTLSCLTFPAEENGVRIDTGVQSGDEISPFYDPMIAKLIVHGETREVALNKLSHALEQVHLSGLKSNIAFLHHLANHDTFKAGAPDTHFIDTQTDVLTHFAVPERTMTELAALAYVLHQKPCNKTPWQNIGFRLNQNAVIKVPFVDVNTFATRLDDAWHLDIAGDNVVAHGQFEGQVLSASIDGKKMTAHVVLSEESITVMFGPHQFTLALSSKHYVSDHEHEAAPLAAPLNGTVVKHLQSVGAQLKKGDPVVVIEAMKMEYTLNAPFDGTLSSYCFAEGELVSHGAMLAIVDAEEA; this is encoded by the coding sequence ATGTTAAAGAAAATTTTAATTGCTAACCGTGGTGAAATCGCCTGCCGTGTTATGAAAACAGCTAAATCACTTGGCATGACGACAGTTGCCGTTTACTCCGATGCTGACGCCAATAGTCAACACGTGAAAATGGCCGATGAAGCTTACCATATCGGCCCAGCACCGACGAAAGATAGCTACTTAGTTGCTTCGAAAATCTTAGAAGTAGCAAAACGCGCTGGCGCTGATTGTGTTCATCCAGGCTATGGATTTCTATCAGAAAACGATTCGTTTGCGAATGCGTGTGAAGAAGTGGGCATCGTGTTTGTTGGCCCTCCTACTTCGGCAATCGAAGCTATGGGCTCAAAAACGCGCGCTAAAGAAATTATGGCTGAAGCTAACGTACCGTTAGTTCCAGGCTACTATGGTCAAAACCAAGATACTCAATTCCTGGCAAATGAAGCCGAAAAAATTGGCTATCCTGTTCTTATCAAAGCTGCGTTTGGCGGTGGCGGAAAAGGCATGCGTGTAGTGCGTGCAGCTGCTGACTTCATCGCAGCGTTGGAAGGTGCTAAACGAGAAGCAAAAGCCAGTTTTGGCAACGACTTAGTACTCATTGAACGTTTCGTCGATAAACCACGTCACGTCGAAGTCCAAGTGTTTGCAGACAATCATGGAAACGCGGTGTACTTGGGAGATCGCGATTGTTCTTTGCAACGCCGTCATCAGAAAGTCATTGAAGAAGCACCTGCCCCTTCACTAAGCGCTGAGTTACGAAAAGCAATGGGCGAAGCCGCGGTACGTTGTGCTCAAGCAATCAACTACCGTGGTGCGGGTACGGTTGAATTCCTATTGTGTGGAAATGAATTCTTCTTTATGGAGATGAATACTCGTCTGCAAGTTGAACACCCTGTGACTGAAATGGTAACAGGACAAGACCTTGTCGCATGGCAAATACGTGTTGCGAATGGCGAAAAGCTGCCTTTATCACAAGAACAAATATCCCTATCAGGCCATAGTTTTGAAGCTCGTATTTATGCAGAAGATCCGACCGAAAACTTTATGCCTTGTTCAGGCACATTATCTTGTTTGACTTTCCCTGCAGAGGAAAATGGCGTGCGCATTGATACGGGCGTGCAAAGTGGCGACGAGATAAGTCCCTTTTATGATCCGATGATTGCTAAACTGATTGTTCATGGTGAAACTCGTGAAGTCGCACTCAACAAATTAAGTCATGCACTTGAACAAGTACATTTAAGCGGTTTAAAAAGCAATATCGCTTTTCTACATCATTTGGCGAATCATGATACGTTTAAAGCGGGTGCACCAGATACGCATTTTATCGACACGCAAACCGACGTATTAACGCATTTTGCTGTGCCAGAAAGAACGATGACAGAATTGGCCGCACTTGCTTATGTATTACACCAAAAACCCTGCAACAAGACACCTTGGCAGAATATCGGATTTCGACTTAATCAAAATGCTGTGATCAAAGTCCCATTTGTTGATGTAAATACGTTCGCAACACGTCTAGATGACGCTTGGCATTTAGATATTGCTGGCGACAATGTTGTCGCGCACGGGCAATTCGAAGGGCAAGTACTTAGTGCGTCGATTGACGGTAAAAAGATGACGGCTCATGTTGTGTTGAGTGAAGAATCAATCACGGTAATGTTTGGACCGCATCAATTTACTCTAGCGCTAAGTTCAAAGCACTACGTCAGTGACCATGAGCATGAAGCTGCCCCCCTTGCCGCACCGCTTAATGGTACTGTCGTTAAACATCTGCAGTCTGTCGGCGCTCAACTTAAAAAAGGCGACCCTGTCGTTGTAATTGAAGCAATGAAAATGGAGTACACGCTTAATGCCCCATTTGATGGCACCTTGTCTTCATATTGTTTTGCAGAGGGCGAATTAGTTAGCCATGGGGCGATGCTTGCAATAGTCGATGCGGAGGAAGCGTAA
- a CDS encoding hydroxymethylglutaryl-CoA lyase, translating into MAYPEMVRIVEVGARDGLQNELSVSTDQKVALIEALADAGLKNIEAGAFVSPKWVPQMADSLEVITGLSVPSDVELSALTPNVKGAELALQSGVKEFAIFTAASEAFTQKNINCSISESIERFIPVMELAKANNIRVRGYVSCVVGCPYQGEVRPEQVLDVCKQLLALGCYEVSLGDTIGVGTPNKVQKLLSLLLDNIPSDKLAVHFHDTYGQALANIHKALEMGISVVDSAVAGLGGCPYAKGASGNVATEDVVYLLEGLGIYTGIDLERLARAGWQICEALNKAPVSKVSLALKSQCA; encoded by the coding sequence ATGGCTTACCCTGAAATGGTCCGAATCGTTGAAGTTGGAGCTCGTGATGGTTTGCAAAATGAACTAAGCGTATCTACAGACCAAAAAGTGGCCCTAATTGAAGCCCTTGCCGACGCGGGCCTCAAGAATATTGAGGCCGGCGCATTTGTGTCACCTAAATGGGTGCCGCAAATGGCGGATTCTTTAGAGGTGATTACCGGCCTGTCTGTTCCATCGGATGTCGAGCTCAGTGCGTTAACGCCTAACGTTAAAGGTGCAGAACTCGCTCTTCAGTCTGGCGTAAAAGAATTCGCTATTTTTACTGCCGCCAGTGAAGCCTTTACGCAAAAAAACATTAATTGCTCTATAAGCGAAAGTATCGAACGCTTTATACCTGTGATGGAATTAGCTAAAGCGAACAATATACGGGTTCGGGGCTATGTGAGTTGTGTCGTAGGTTGTCCTTATCAAGGCGAAGTACGACCAGAGCAAGTTCTTGATGTGTGTAAACAATTGTTGGCACTTGGCTGTTATGAAGTGAGCCTTGGTGACACCATTGGCGTAGGTACACCAAACAAAGTACAAAAGCTCCTTTCACTTTTGCTCGATAACATACCCAGTGACAAGCTGGCTGTGCATTTTCATGACACCTATGGACAAGCTCTCGCCAACATTCACAAAGCCCTCGAAATGGGTATTAGCGTCGTAGACAGTGCCGTTGCAGGACTCGGAGGGTGTCCTTACGCAAAAGGGGCGTCAGGAAATGTTGCCACAGAAGACGTTGTATACTTACTCGAAGGACTTGGCATTTACACTGGAATTGATTTAGAAAGGCTTGCCAGAGCGGGATGGCAAATTTGTGAGGCATTAAATAAAGCGCCAGTTAGCAAAGTTTCATTAGCGTTAAAAAGTCAATGCGCATAG
- a CDS encoding CoA transferase subunit A: MAGFDKVVSTYEEAMAGLKDGDTIIAGGFGLCGIPEGLIAEIKRLGTKDLTVVSNNCGVDDFGLGVLLHDRQIKKIIASYVGENAIFEQQLLDGLLEVELTPQGTLAEKMRAGGAGIPAFYTATGYGTPIAEGKEVKEFNGRPYILEESITGEFAIVKAWKADRYGNLVFRHTAMNFNPMAATAGKITVAEVEEIVEPGELEPSQIHTPGIYVNRVIKGTFEKRIERRTVRS; this comes from the coding sequence ATGGCCGGTTTCGATAAAGTAGTTTCGACCTACGAAGAAGCGATGGCAGGTTTGAAAGATGGCGATACGATTATCGCTGGTGGTTTTGGTCTGTGTGGTATTCCAGAAGGCCTAATTGCAGAAATCAAACGCCTTGGTACAAAAGATTTAACCGTTGTGTCAAACAACTGTGGTGTTGACGATTTTGGTTTAGGGGTATTACTTCATGACCGTCAAATTAAGAAAATCATAGCTTCGTACGTAGGTGAAAACGCCATTTTCGAACAACAATTGTTAGATGGCTTGTTAGAGGTCGAATTAACACCTCAGGGCACCCTTGCTGAAAAAATGCGCGCTGGCGGTGCTGGAATTCCAGCGTTTTACACAGCTACAGGTTACGGCACGCCGATTGCCGAAGGGAAAGAAGTTAAAGAATTTAACGGCCGTCCATATATTTTAGAAGAATCAATTACAGGTGAGTTTGCGATTGTTAAAGCATGGAAAGCGGACCGTTATGGAAATCTCGTGTTTCGCCACACAGCTATGAACTTTAATCCAATGGCTGCTACCGCCGGTAAAATCACCGTTGCGGAAGTTGAAGAAATCGTTGAGCCGGGTGAACTTGAACCATCTCAAATTCATACACCAGGTATTTACGTTAATCGCGTTATCAAAGGTACGTTTGAAAAACGAATCGAACGTCGAACTGTTCGTAGCTAA
- a CDS encoding CoA transferase subunit B, whose translation MALSREQVAMRVAQELQDGFYVNLGIGIPTLVANYVPDGIEVMLQSENGLLGMGQYPTEAELDADMINAGKETVTAVKGAAIFNSAESFAMIRGGHVDLTVLGAFEVDQHGNIASWMIPKKLIKGMGGAMDLVAGAQNIIVTMTHASKHGESKLLEQCSLPLTGVNCVKKIVTDLAVLEVKDGAFYLLERAPGVSVDEIISKTAGKLIVEGDIPEMTFA comes from the coding sequence ATGGCATTATCTCGTGAACAAGTAGCTATGCGTGTTGCTCAAGAGCTTCAAGACGGCTTTTACGTAAATTTAGGTATTGGCATTCCTACATTAGTTGCCAACTATGTGCCTGATGGTATTGAAGTTATGCTTCAATCTGAGAATGGCTTGCTCGGTATGGGTCAATACCCGACAGAAGCAGAATTAGACGCTGATATGATCAACGCGGGTAAAGAAACCGTGACAGCTGTCAAAGGTGCGGCTATTTTCAATAGTGCTGAGAGCTTTGCAATGATCCGTGGAGGTCATGTAGACTTGACGGTTCTAGGTGCATTTGAAGTTGACCAGCACGGTAACATCGCCTCGTGGATGATCCCCAAAAAGCTAATTAAAGGCATGGGCGGCGCGATGGACTTAGTTGCTGGCGCGCAGAATATTATCGTCACCATGACACACGCAAGTAAACATGGTGAGTCGAAATTACTTGAGCAATGTTCGTTACCTTTAACCGGTGTAAATTGCGTTAAAAAAATCGTGACTGACTTAGCGGTTTTGGAAGTAAAAGATGGCGCGTTTTATTTGCTAGAACGCGCACCAGGTGTTAGTGTGGATGAAATTATCAGCAAAACAGCGGGTAAGCTAATTGTTGAAGGCGACATTCCAGAAATGACGTTCGCATAG
- a CDS encoding LysR family transcriptional regulator: MLRVTLEQWRMFQAVVEFGGFNQAAANVHKSQSSIHTAVQKIESALNVKLFKVEGRKTLLTEAGEMMLRRANYLLNEAAKVEAVGETLSEGIETILRIAVDEVLPNELLYKSLETTSEQFPLLRIELIETILNGSSELLENDKVDIAIAAEPLMEGFSEELCELDFIAVASPSHPLHQLRRAITLEDLKLFRQIVIRDSATQEKRDSGWLGAEQRWTVSHLSTSVEMIKNGLGFAWLPRPAIATALSQGVLVPLPLEHNGTRRAQLYLVFKDGDRLGPAARCFIGELRHLSLSCPNAG; encoded by the coding sequence ATGCTAAGAGTAACATTAGAACAGTGGCGTATGTTTCAAGCGGTGGTTGAATTTGGTGGCTTTAATCAAGCTGCAGCAAATGTGCATAAAAGCCAAAGCAGTATTCATACCGCAGTGCAAAAAATTGAATCAGCTTTAAATGTTAAACTTTTTAAAGTAGAAGGGCGAAAAACGTTGTTAACGGAAGCTGGAGAAATGATGCTTCGTCGTGCCAACTACTTGCTTAACGAGGCAGCCAAGGTTGAAGCTGTCGGTGAGACACTTTCAGAAGGTATTGAAACCATTCTTAGAATTGCCGTTGACGAAGTATTGCCAAACGAACTTTTGTATAAAAGCCTTGAGACAACATCTGAACAATTTCCACTGCTTCGTATCGAACTCATTGAGACTATCTTAAATGGTTCATCTGAATTATTGGAAAACGACAAAGTGGACATTGCGATTGCGGCAGAACCTTTAATGGAGGGATTCAGTGAAGAACTATGTGAGCTGGATTTTATTGCCGTTGCCAGTCCTTCACATCCTTTACATCAGTTACGCCGGGCTATTACGCTTGAAGATTTGAAACTGTTTCGTCAAATTGTGATCCGCGACTCAGCCACACAAGAAAAGCGAGATTCCGGCTGGCTTGGTGCAGAGCAACGCTGGACCGTAAGCCATCTCTCGACGTCCGTAGAAATGATTAAAAATGGATTAGGTTTTGCTTGGTTACCAAGACCTGCGATTGCAACAGCACTCTCCCAAGGCGTTTTAGTGCCGTTACCGCTAGAACACAATGGAACAAGACGAGCGCAGTTGTATTTAGTCTTTAAAGATGGCGACAGGTTAGGTCCTGCAGCACGATGTTTTATTGGTGAGTTGAGGCACCTTAGTTTGTCTTGTCCCAATGCCGGATAG